The following are from one region of the Bacillus sp. BGMRC 2118 genome:
- a CDS encoding chemotaxis protein CheW translates to MNKVQLEQYVVLELGKELFALKIYDIHEVIRLQKITEMHHQDPSVKGVINLRGRIVPIISLRKRFGLEEIPPTKSTRIMVLNYKDDMVGMVVDSVSKVTQFTEIQPPPEMVNESEEHFFEGIGETDGELVSILRIASIFN, encoded by the coding sequence AGCTTGGGAAAGAGTTGTTTGCTCTGAAAATATACGATATTCATGAAGTGATTAGGCTTCAGAAAATAACAGAAATGCACCATCAAGATCCAAGTGTAAAGGGAGTCATTAATTTAAGAGGAAGAATTGTTCCGATCATTAGTCTTCGTAAACGATTTGGATTAGAGGAAATTCCTCCTACTAAATCAACGAGAATTATGGTCTTAAATTATAAAGACGACATGGTAGGAATGGTAGTTGATTCTGTTAGCAAGGTGACACAGTTTACTGAAATCCAGCCTCCACCGGAGATGGTAAACGAATCGGAAGAGCATTTTTTCGAAGGCATAGGAGAAACAGACGGTGAGCTTGTAAGCATATTGCGTATTGCAAGTATTTTTAATTAG